The proteins below come from a single Corynebacterium glyciniphilum AJ 3170 genomic window:
- a CDS encoding alpha/beta hydrolase, with product MDVHTLAGAPVEEATDVARQWSSTADDLTSVGTDLRAHGELPGWAGTASEAMRHRVDSSANRLLAVTVAARWVGLVLRHHATVLARVRSQVTPVLALARTSGMRVSPGGTVTPPAPVPPLTAVAAAWSLVLHACCTFATALDDATAAVITAMCSVREAPLVSAVDRGALDTGATAELVADPGATSAAVTLPTGLTTPLDDARETVLRKAVVSARQELALRGLDPDAVGVAVEQIDGEAMVVVGDIRTADKITTLVSGVGSSADGALVGSAGGAGRIAGAGHAVIAWHGYSAPRTVGHGMNPAYAGAGAPALRSVQSALRDQSADGTELQIVAHSYGTTLVGAAARDPSAPLDADTIHLLGSPGTGMRRADQMHVDALDGQAEIHTWRAPGDLIGATTGTFGGVHGVDPTSASFGADTANGSPAGQQGGVVGRILNRMTDGYLWFRGEWDSHSSYLSDDHVLEQVR from the coding sequence ATGGACGTGCACACACTCGCCGGAGCGCCGGTGGAGGAGGCCACCGATGTCGCCCGGCAATGGTCCTCGACAGCAGATGATCTGACCTCCGTCGGCACAGATCTACGGGCGCACGGGGAACTACCGGGATGGGCCGGCACCGCGTCCGAGGCAATGCGTCACCGCGTCGACAGTTCCGCCAACCGGCTGCTCGCAGTCACCGTGGCCGCCCGGTGGGTGGGTCTTGTTCTACGACATCACGCCACGGTACTGGCCCGGGTGAGGTCCCAGGTCACCCCGGTCCTGGCACTGGCCCGGACGTCGGGAATGCGGGTGTCACCCGGCGGCACGGTGACTCCACCTGCACCGGTACCGCCGTTGACGGCCGTGGCGGCCGCCTGGTCGCTGGTACTGCATGCCTGCTGCACGTTCGCCACTGCTCTGGACGATGCGACGGCAGCGGTGATCACAGCGATGTGTTCGGTGCGCGAGGCACCCCTGGTCTCTGCAGTCGACCGCGGAGCACTGGACACCGGAGCTACCGCTGAACTCGTCGCCGACCCTGGGGCGACATCCGCGGCAGTGACCCTGCCGACAGGGTTGACCACACCGCTGGACGATGCCCGGGAGACGGTGCTACGGAAGGCTGTCGTCTCTGCTCGTCAGGAACTTGCGCTGCGGGGGCTGGACCCGGATGCTGTCGGGGTCGCAGTCGAGCAGATCGACGGGGAGGCGATGGTCGTCGTCGGCGACATCCGCACGGCGGACAAGATCACCACACTGGTCAGTGGCGTCGGTTCGTCGGCGGACGGGGCACTGGTGGGGTCTGCCGGCGGTGCGGGGCGTATCGCCGGGGCCGGACATGCCGTCATCGCCTGGCACGGCTACAGCGCACCGCGGACCGTGGGACACGGAATGAACCCGGCCTACGCGGGAGCCGGTGCACCAGCGCTGCGGAGTGTGCAGTCGGCCCTGCGGGACCAGTCTGCCGACGGTACCGAACTACAGATCGTGGCACACAGTTACGGCACAACTCTTGTCGGCGCAGCCGCACGGGACCCGTCGGCCCCGCTGGATGCGGACACCATCCACCTGCTCGGCAGTCCCGGCACCGGAATGCGCCGGGCGGACCAGATGCATGTCGACGCCCTGGACGGTCAGGCGGAGATCCACACGTGGCGGGCGCCGGGAGATCTTATCGGTGCGACGACCGGTACGTTCGGAGGTGTCCACGGCGTTGACCCGACATCCGCGAGCTTTGGTGCGGACACGGCCAACGGATCCCCGGCCGGGCAGCAGGGTGGTGTCGTCGGACGTATCCTGAACCGTATGACCGACGGTTACCTGTGGTTCCGGGGCGAATGGGACTCCCACAGCAGCTACCTGTCCGACGACCATGTTCTGGAACAGGTGCGCTGA
- a CDS encoding SulP family inorganic anion transporter: MSSSAAERSPASVLSALRNPRLLTVEVLGGLVTAFALIPESLSFAIVAGLDPMMGLYAAFTMACVTAVLGGRPGMVSGAAGSIALVIFPVARDHGVEYLLATVILGGVLQIVLGALGVAKLMRFIPRSVMVGFVDALAILIFSAQLQHLVGVPWLVYPLTAAGLLVIILFPRFTTHFPAPLASILLITLAVMVFSWDVPTVGDQGELPSSFPGFGVPSVPFSVETLGIIAPYAVALALVGLMESLLTAKLVDDLTDTHSDKTRESLGQGAANVVTGFFGGMGGCAMIGQTMINVKQAGARTRVSSFLAGVFLIVLSVSLSDLVGQIPMAALVAVMLVVAFTTFDWNSVRTLRVMPLSETVVLLVTVVSTVVTDNLAVGVILGVITAMVAFARRVAHLTRVEKVGGEGSGRYRVDGQLFFASSNDLVYQFDYVADPDEVTVDFSGATVWDSSTVAALQGVREQYARRGKSVAFTGLDATSRGYIDRLEGRLD, encoded by the coding sequence GTGAGTTCTTCTGCCGCCGAACGTTCCCCGGCCAGTGTGTTAAGCGCCCTCCGCAACCCCCGCCTGCTCACCGTCGAGGTCCTCGGTGGTCTGGTCACAGCCTTCGCACTGATCCCGGAGTCATTGAGCTTCGCGATCGTGGCAGGTCTGGACCCGATGATGGGCCTGTACGCGGCGTTCACGATGGCGTGTGTGACGGCGGTTCTGGGCGGACGCCCCGGCATGGTGTCGGGTGCGGCGGGGTCGATCGCCCTGGTGATCTTCCCCGTCGCCCGCGACCACGGTGTGGAGTATCTGCTCGCCACGGTGATTCTCGGCGGCGTACTGCAGATCGTGCTGGGTGCGCTGGGGGTGGCGAAGCTGATGCGCTTCATTCCCCGCTCGGTGATGGTGGGGTTCGTCGATGCGTTGGCGATCCTGATCTTCTCGGCGCAGCTGCAGCACCTGGTGGGTGTGCCGTGGCTGGTGTATCCGTTGACGGCGGCCGGGTTGCTGGTGATCATCCTGTTTCCCCGCTTTACGACGCATTTCCCGGCGCCGTTGGCGTCGATCCTGTTGATCACCCTGGCGGTGATGGTGTTCAGCTGGGATGTTCCGACGGTGGGTGACCAGGGGGAGTTGCCGTCGTCGTTCCCGGGGTTCGGAGTACCGTCGGTGCCGTTCTCGGTGGAGACGCTGGGAATCATCGCACCCTATGCGGTGGCGTTGGCGCTGGTGGGGCTGATGGAGTCTCTGCTGACGGCGAAACTGGTGGACGATCTGACGGACACGCATTCGGACAAGACCCGCGAATCACTGGGGCAGGGTGCGGCGAACGTGGTGACGGGGTTCTTCGGAGGCATGGGTGGCTGCGCGATGATCGGGCAGACGATGATCAACGTCAAGCAGGCCGGTGCGCGGACCCGGGTGAGTTCGTTCCTGGCCGGGGTGTTTCTGATCGTATTGTCGGTGTCCTTGTCGGATCTGGTGGGACAGATTCCGATGGCCGCATTGGTGGCGGTGATGCTGGTGGTCGCCTTCACCACCTTCGACTGGAACAGTGTGCGCACATTGCGGGTGATGCCGCTGTCCGAGACGGTCGTACTGCTGGTGACGGTGGTGTCCACGGTGGTCACGGACAATCTGGCGGTCGGTGTGATTCTGGGGGTCATCACGGCGATGGTGGCTTTCGCCCGACGCGTGGCGCACCTGACCAGGGTGGAAAAAGTCGGTGGAGAAGGCAGCGGACGGTACCGGGTAGACGGTCAGCTGTTCTTCGCATCCTCCAATGACCTGGTGTACCAGTTCGATTACGTCGCCGATCCGGATGAGGTCACGGTCGATTTCTCGGGTGCGACGGTATGGGATTCCTCGACAGTCGCAGCACTTCAGGGCGTCCGCGAGCAGTATGCGCGACGGGGGAAGTCAGTGGCGTTCACCGGCCTGGATGCCACGAGCAGGGGGTACATAGACCGGTTGGAGGGTCGTCTGGACTGA
- a CDS encoding LLM class flavin-dependent oxidoreductase, producing the protein MKAFGFLSFGHYDLGASGRSTPGRTMPGAKENIKNAVDIAVGADEIGVNGAYWRVHHFAPQHAAPMPILSAAAARTTHIEVGTGVIDLRYENPLHLAEEAAQLDLLSDGRVALGVSRGSPEPVDRGYAEFGYRPDADDPKGAEMARQKFDRFMSAVDGEGIATALPLDEQYPRMYQPNAQVPVMPTSLSLRKHVWWGAGSRDTAVWAAQKGVNLMSSTLLTEANGDEFADLQADQLRLFRQAWKEAGHPWTPRTSVSRSIFPILSETDRRMFGSGDDGGVGYIDDSTATFGRTYADEPDRLVEELKKDAAVMEADTLMLTIPSQLGVDANLRILSAFAEHVAPELGWEPNTAGPVKGYPIS; encoded by the coding sequence ATGAAGGCTTTCGGCTTCCTCAGTTTCGGCCACTACGACCTCGGCGCATCCGGACGCTCCACCCCGGGACGCACCATGCCCGGCGCGAAAGAGAACATCAAGAACGCCGTGGACATTGCTGTCGGCGCTGATGAGATCGGCGTGAACGGGGCCTACTGGCGCGTACACCACTTCGCTCCACAGCACGCCGCTCCCATGCCGATCCTCTCGGCCGCTGCGGCCAGGACCACGCACATCGAGGTCGGCACCGGTGTGATCGACCTGCGCTATGAAAACCCACTGCATCTGGCGGAAGAGGCGGCGCAGCTGGACCTGCTCTCTGACGGCAGGGTGGCCCTCGGCGTCTCTCGCGGATCGCCCGAGCCGGTGGACCGCGGTTACGCCGAGTTCGGTTACCGCCCGGACGCGGATGATCCGAAAGGCGCGGAGATGGCGAGACAGAAGTTCGATCGTTTCATGTCCGCCGTCGACGGGGAGGGAATCGCCACCGCACTCCCCCTGGATGAGCAGTATCCACGGATGTACCAGCCGAATGCACAGGTGCCGGTGATGCCGACATCACTGTCACTGCGTAAGCACGTCTGGTGGGGCGCAGGTTCCCGGGACACCGCCGTGTGGGCCGCTCAGAAAGGTGTAAACCTGATGAGTTCGACGCTGCTCACCGAGGCCAACGGCGACGAATTCGCCGACCTCCAGGCTGATCAGCTCCGATTGTTCCGTCAGGCATGGAAGGAAGCGGGCCACCCGTGGACTCCCCGGACGTCGGTGTCCCGGTCGATCTTCCCGATCCTCTCGGAAACGGACCGCCGCATGTTCGGCTCAGGCGACGACGGCGGGGTCGGCTACATCGACGACAGCACCGCCACCTTCGGACGGACCTACGCCGACGAGCCCGATAGGCTCGTCGAGGAGCTGAAGAAGGATGCGGCCGTCATGGAGGCGGACACTCTGATGCTGACGATCCCCAGCCAGCTCGGGGTGGATGCCAACCTGAGGATCCTCTCCGCTTTCGCCGAGCACGTCGCCCCTGAGCTGGGCTGGGAGCCGAACACTGCAGGTCCGGTGAAGGGCTACCCGATCTCCTGA
- a CDS encoding NAD(P)-binding domain-containing protein: MYSVIIVGAGQAGLAAAHALARKGIAPGDEMLILDGNDGPGGAWRHRWDSLTLGNAHGIADLPGLPMPRPDPEVPASDLVADYYGTYEDTFDLQVRRPARVIRVDGNAPGPLTVTAMMDGQCSCLQTRMLINATGTWTHPYIPYVPGIDRFTGRQLHTTDYRRKEDFDGERVLVVGGGLSAVQFLLELHEPGGAASTVWATRRPPNFVDRTFDNDDGTWGRAVERRVRADTERGRRPASVVRNTGIPALPRYLDGVTAGTLVSRGMFTRIDESSVTFGGAGDEIPDPDLVRPDSWSPFPAGHREPVDVIFWNTGFRPALNHLSPLHLREPGGGITVTNEVEVVRDDRVLLAGYGSTASTVGANRAGRLAGQVAARRLAGND, translated from the coding sequence ATGTACTCGGTGATCATCGTCGGCGCCGGGCAGGCCGGACTCGCCGCCGCACACGCACTGGCGCGCAAGGGCATCGCCCCGGGAGACGAGATGCTCATACTCGACGGCAACGACGGTCCTGGCGGTGCGTGGCGGCACCGGTGGGACTCGTTGACCCTGGGAAACGCCCACGGCATCGCCGACCTTCCGGGCCTTCCGATGCCCCGGCCAGACCCTGAGGTCCCCGCGTCCGACCTGGTGGCCGACTACTACGGCACCTACGAGGACACCTTCGATCTGCAGGTCAGACGACCCGCCCGCGTCATCCGGGTCGACGGGAACGCGCCGGGGCCGCTCACCGTGACGGCGATGATGGACGGACAGTGCTCCTGCCTGCAGACCCGGATGCTGATCAACGCCACCGGCACCTGGACACACCCTTACATTCCTTACGTCCCCGGCATCGACCGCTTCACCGGACGCCAGCTGCACACCACCGACTACAGGCGGAAGGAAGATTTCGACGGTGAGAGAGTGCTCGTCGTCGGTGGTGGTCTGAGTGCGGTCCAGTTCCTGCTCGAACTCCACGAACCCGGTGGGGCCGCGTCCACGGTGTGGGCCACACGCCGCCCACCGAACTTCGTGGACCGGACCTTCGACAATGACGACGGCACCTGGGGGCGGGCCGTGGAGCGCCGGGTCCGTGCGGACACCGAGCGTGGCCGGCGTCCGGCCTCCGTGGTGCGCAACACCGGCATACCCGCCCTACCGAGGTACCTGGACGGTGTGACCGCCGGAACGCTTGTCTCCCGCGGCATGTTCACCCGCATCGACGAAAGCTCGGTGACCTTCGGCGGAGCCGGCGATGAGATCCCGGACCCGGACCTGGTACGCCCCGACAGTTGGAGCCCTTTTCCTGCAGGGCACCGTGAACCAGTGGACGTGATCTTCTGGAACACGGGGTTCCGGCCTGCTCTGAACCATCTGTCGCCGCTGCATCTGCGTGAGCCCGGAGGCGGGATCACCGTTACCAACGAGGTGGAGGTGGTGCGCGACGACCGCGTCCTGTTGGCAGGTTACGGGTCGACGGCATCGACGGTGGGGGCGAACCGCGCGGGACGCCTCGCCGGCCAGGTGGCGGCCCGACGACTGGCGGGGAACGACTGA
- a CDS encoding carbon-nitrogen hydrolase family protein: MRIAVIQMNSVPDVDKNLEKIRSYIAGSAENGADLVVFPEAAMFPFDAGRLDVIAQPLDGPFARAVEKAAKDAGTTAVVGMFTPADTVYRLPSGELQTEPVEGSGQANKFRRVHNTLLITGPQGTEHYHKIHTFDAFGYRESDTVKPGTRRVTYDINGVTIGLATCYDIRFPGHFYALAEEGATVMVVPTAWTDGPGKLDQWRTLTAARALDTTSYLVAAGQARPGSPDRYGQNDGPTGIGHSVIVSPGGARLAESGYVAQILMVDIDPNHVEKVRKGLPVLKGHRQDLEIGKKGE; the protein is encoded by the coding sequence ATGCGCATCGCCGTCATCCAGATGAACTCCGTGCCGGACGTCGACAAGAACCTCGAGAAAATAAGATCCTATATCGCCGGATCCGCCGAAAATGGTGCCGACCTGGTGGTGTTCCCGGAGGCTGCGATGTTCCCCTTCGATGCAGGACGCCTCGATGTCATCGCCCAGCCGCTCGACGGTCCTTTCGCGCGCGCCGTCGAGAAGGCGGCGAAGGACGCTGGGACGACCGCCGTCGTCGGCATGTTCACCCCCGCCGACACCGTCTACCGGCTGCCGTCGGGGGAGCTGCAGACGGAGCCGGTGGAGGGCTCCGGACAGGCGAACAAGTTCCGACGCGTGCACAACACCCTGCTGATCACCGGCCCACAGGGCACCGAGCACTACCACAAGATCCACACCTTCGACGCCTTCGGTTACCGGGAGTCCGACACCGTCAAGCCCGGTACCCGTCGGGTCACCTACGACATCAACGGGGTCACCATCGGCCTGGCGACCTGCTACGACATCCGTTTCCCGGGACATTTCTACGCGCTGGCAGAGGAGGGTGCCACGGTCATGGTCGTCCCCACCGCCTGGACCGACGGCCCCGGAAAACTTGATCAGTGGCGCACGCTGACCGCTGCACGTGCTCTCGACACGACGAGTTACCTCGTCGCTGCCGGACAGGCTCGCCCCGGTTCCCCGGACCGCTACGGGCAGAACGACGGGCCGACGGGCATCGGGCACTCCGTGATCGTCAGCCCGGGTGGGGCCCGGCTGGCGGAGTCCGGGTACGTCGCCCAGATCCTCATGGTCGACATCGACCCGAACCATGTGGAGAAGGTCCGCAAGGGGCTTCCTGTGCTCAAGGGGCACCGGCAGGACCTGGAAATCGGCAAGAAGGGCGAGTAG
- a CDS encoding exodeoxyribonuclease III, with the protein MLRIATANVNGIRATHRRGFDDWLATRDCDVVALQEVRAQADKLPERAFGGYHVALETGDIPGRNGVAVLTRQQPAAVRSWSGSALLGGPDAGPDDLQQVPAPDHVGRARELRPFASQGRYLEVDLAGEPVTIASLYLPKGGLPAELQRPERMREAPDGGARYNRKMSFMAGFSRYLTRTRRAAASAGREFLLMGDFNIAHTRQDLAAWRRNQKNDGFLPEEREWFGSQLSTRTLIDVVRHLHPEADGPYSWWSWLGQSFANDTGWRLDYHLATPRLARAAVHTTVDRDHRGVRLSDHSPVVVDYDLG; encoded by the coding sequence ATGCTCCGCATCGCAACTGCCAATGTGAACGGGATCCGGGCCACACACCGGAGAGGTTTCGACGACTGGCTGGCCACCCGTGACTGTGATGTCGTCGCCCTCCAGGAGGTGCGGGCGCAGGCCGACAAGCTTCCGGAACGAGCCTTCGGCGGCTACCACGTGGCACTGGAGACCGGCGACATCCCCGGGCGCAACGGGGTCGCCGTCCTCACCCGGCAGCAGCCTGCAGCAGTGCGCAGCTGGAGCGGCAGTGCATTACTCGGTGGCCCCGATGCCGGTCCCGACGACCTCCAGCAGGTTCCGGCACCCGATCACGTGGGACGTGCCCGGGAACTTCGGCCGTTCGCCAGCCAGGGCCGCTACCTCGAGGTTGACCTCGCCGGCGAACCTGTCACCATCGCCAGTCTCTACCTGCCGAAAGGCGGACTCCCGGCGGAGCTCCAACGACCAGAGCGTATGCGCGAAGCGCCCGACGGCGGAGCACGGTACAACCGCAAGATGAGCTTCATGGCGGGATTCTCTCGCTACCTCACACGCACCCGCCGGGCAGCCGCTTCTGCGGGCAGGGAGTTCCTTCTGATGGGCGATTTCAACATCGCCCATACCCGTCAGGATCTCGCGGCCTGGCGCCGCAACCAGAAGAATGACGGCTTCCTGCCGGAGGAACGTGAGTGGTTCGGCAGTCAGTTGTCCACCCGGACACTCATCGACGTCGTCCGGCACCTGCACCCTGAAGCGGACGGCCCGTACTCGTGGTGGTCATGGCTCGGCCAGTCCTTCGCGAATGACACAGGGTGGCGGCTGGACTATCACCTCGCCACTCCCCGTCTGGCGCGCGCAGCGGTACACACCACGGTCGACCGAGATCATCGTGGAGTGCGCCTCTCCGACCACTCCCCCGTGGTCGTGGACTACGACCTTGGGTGA
- a CDS encoding ferredoxin reductase domain-containing protein, with product MANPTGSLEVPEGARNVLMVAVEHGPAALGSLVLDLSSKQQRPQVHLYWSTGNPEDLHEKIGLEGFDRGFDWFTFSVGTAADAVADASLMDGASYDTVLVAGADTAALTGLPGTPRVIK from the coding sequence GTGGCGAACCCGACCGGTTCGCTGGAGGTGCCGGAGGGCGCCCGCAACGTCCTGATGGTCGCCGTCGAACATGGGCCGGCAGCTCTGGGGTCATTGGTGCTGGACCTGTCGTCGAAGCAACAACGACCGCAGGTTCACCTGTACTGGTCCACCGGAAACCCGGAGGACCTGCACGAGAAGATCGGGCTGGAGGGCTTCGACCGCGGCTTCGACTGGTTCACGTTCTCCGTCGGCACCGCCGCCGACGCGGTGGCGGACGCATCGCTGATGGACGGAGCGTCCTACGACACCGTGCTGGTGGCCGGGGCGGACACCGCCGCGCTCACCGGACTGCCGGGGACGCCGCGGGTGATCAAGTGA
- a CDS encoding ABC transporter substrate-binding protein → MQTERSSGKYAVKQVAAVGLVLGTVAGLAACGSATGQDGADYSGPPVSGGTLRVAFDGDITCADGQQVGNNSALNVSRQLTDSLTDQDPETGEIVPWLAESWDVSDDSTTFTFHLRDGVSFADGTEFNAQSVKDNFESIVDLGAKSSLGSTYLAGLDGIDTPDDNTVTVRFSEPNAQFLQASSTMTLGFYAPSTLEKTPEERCTGDLVGTGPFEIADFSASGGASLVRNDDYDWGSSLAEHDGPAYLDGIEFTVVPESGVRNGSLASGQIDVDTAVQPQDEELLDQSGFPIIDRPNPGVNYSFFPNWSKGPFADKRLRQAVNAAINRDELTAVLSKRQKPATNVLGSTTPGYTDQSDILAYDADKANELLDDAGWTERDDDGFRTKDGERLSFTVGYWQTAPFLELVQQQLREVGVDLQLKEQTMAETSASQETHDNDVEFYNLTRSDPDVLRTVFDSGGRDVNTRDTDHVDELLLDGLYATDDEERSRIIADTTTELVDEGNVIPLVELSGISATAPNVNGYKYEASSRLQLFDTWLAKGE, encoded by the coding sequence ATGCAGACAGAGCGGTCTAGTGGAAAGTATGCGGTGAAGCAGGTGGCGGCCGTGGGGCTCGTGCTCGGCACGGTCGCCGGTCTCGCCGCCTGTGGCTCCGCCACCGGACAGGACGGGGCGGACTACTCCGGTCCGCCCGTGTCCGGTGGAACGCTGCGTGTGGCATTCGACGGAGACATCACCTGCGCCGACGGACAGCAGGTCGGCAACAACTCCGCCCTGAACGTCTCCCGCCAGCTCACCGACTCCCTGACCGATCAGGATCCCGAGACCGGCGAGATCGTGCCGTGGCTCGCCGAGAGCTGGGACGTCAGCGACGACTCGACGACCTTCACCTTCCACCTGCGCGACGGGGTCTCCTTCGCCGACGGCACCGAGTTCAACGCCCAGTCGGTGAAGGACAACTTCGAGTCCATCGTCGACCTCGGGGCGAAGTCCTCGCTGGGCTCGACCTACCTCGCGGGCCTGGACGGCATCGACACCCCGGACGACAACACGGTCACCGTGCGCTTCAGCGAACCTAACGCCCAGTTCCTCCAGGCCAGCTCGACCATGACCCTGGGTTTCTACGCCCCGAGCACCCTCGAGAAGACCCCCGAGGAGCGCTGCACCGGCGACCTCGTCGGAACCGGACCCTTCGAGATCGCCGACTTCAGCGCGTCCGGGGGAGCGTCCCTGGTCCGCAACGACGACTACGACTGGGGCTCCTCCCTCGCCGAGCACGACGGCCCGGCCTACCTCGACGGCATCGAGTTCACCGTCGTCCCCGAGTCCGGCGTCCGCAACGGCAGCCTGGCGTCCGGCCAGATCGACGTGGACACCGCCGTCCAACCGCAGGACGAGGAACTGCTCGACCAGTCCGGTTTCCCGATCATCGACCGGCCGAACCCGGGTGTGAACTACTCCTTCTTCCCCAACTGGAGCAAGGGGCCCTTCGCCGACAAGCGCCTCCGCCAGGCCGTGAACGCGGCGATCAACCGCGACGAGCTCACCGCGGTGCTCTCGAAGCGGCAGAAGCCGGCGACCAACGTCCTGGGCTCCACGACCCCCGGCTACACCGACCAGTCCGACATCCTCGCATACGACGCGGACAAGGCCAATGAGCTGCTCGACGATGCCGGCTGGACCGAACGCGACGACGACGGCTTCCGGACGAAGGATGGCGAGAGGCTCAGCTTCACCGTCGGCTACTGGCAGACCGCACCCTTCCTCGAACTCGTCCAGCAGCAGCTGCGTGAGGTCGGCGTCGACCTGCAGCTGAAGGAGCAGACGATGGCGGAGACCTCGGCTTCACAAGAGACCCACGACAACGACGTCGAGTTCTACAACCTCACCCGTTCCGACCCGGACGTGCTCCGCACGGTCTTCGACTCCGGTGGACGCGACGTCAACACCAGGGACACCGACCACGTCGACGAACTGCTGTTGGACGGTCTCTACGCCACCGACGACGAGGAGCGGTCCCGGATCATCGCCGACACCACCACCGAACTCGTCGATGAAGGCAATGTCATCCCACTCGTCGAGCTCTCCGGGATCTCCGCCACCGCGCCCAACGTGAACGGATACAAGTACGAGGCCTCCAGTCGCCTCCAACTTTTCGACACCTGGCTGGCTAAAGGAGAATGA
- a CDS encoding GyrI-like domain-containing protein yields the protein MTTSKIDLKKSLDSYRAPRGTFRIVDVPPLRYIMIDGHGDPNTSPAYASALEAIYPVAYAMKFASKRELGRDYVVPPLEGLWWAEDMSTFTTHRDKSRWNWTMMIMVPDWVGSDMVNAAVNQVKKKSSPARLGDVRLAELSEGLCVQTLHIGSFDDESAVLEQMHHNFIPDNALQLSGTHHEIYFSDPRKTGPEKLRTLLRQPVTPIEAATSVSFEE from the coding sequence ATGACCACCAGCAAGATCGATCTCAAGAAATCCCTCGACTCCTACCGCGCACCGCGCGGCACGTTCCGCATAGTGGACGTGCCACCACTGCGGTACATCATGATCGACGGGCACGGGGACCCGAACACGTCCCCCGCCTACGCCTCCGCGCTCGAGGCAATCTACCCGGTAGCCTATGCGATGAAGTTCGCCAGCAAACGCGAGTTGGGTCGCGACTACGTGGTTCCGCCACTGGAGGGACTGTGGTGGGCCGAGGACATGTCAACGTTCACCACTCACCGGGACAAGTCCCGGTGGAACTGGACGATGATGATCATGGTCCCGGACTGGGTCGGCAGCGACATGGTCAACGCTGCAGTGAACCAGGTGAAGAAGAAAAGCTCACCCGCCCGACTGGGAGATGTGAGGCTGGCGGAGCTCTCGGAAGGACTCTGCGTCCAGACGCTGCACATCGGCTCCTTCGATGACGAAAGTGCCGTCCTGGAACAGATGCACCATAACTTCATCCCGGACAACGCCCTGCAATTGAGCGGGACCCACCACGAGATCTACTTCAGCGACCCTCGCAAGACTGGGCCTGAGAAGCTTCGCACGCTGTTACGGCAACCAGTCACGCCTATCGAAGCTGCGACCAGCGTCTCTTTTGAGGAATGA